Proteins encoded by one window of Dreissena polymorpha isolate Duluth1 chromosome 11, UMN_Dpol_1.0, whole genome shotgun sequence:
- the LOC127850967 gene encoding uncharacterized protein LOC127850967, with amino-acid sequence MGNQPSKRLQTDSEYCLGRDGIIDNILKSIEGDHGNVVAICGPPHIGKSMVLIKSFLKQSNVKDTNGYFMYYNFQDNKNFSYQQNENIWMSKLKVLNEEEQNNIEDHNDYRTLLSTLVTRVALKHKTVYLFLDNVDVLMNWGETKFAEFLEFVKTLEQTDNNVKIIFSTSTQIVQNRRWPMIEKIPPLPTKDMCDIITSECEDKGVDIDMQRLCIPLIAILCDGIPYAAATAGSILSEHGGLITPVELLELMIVERLDVLSPSNCPLSDRLDAMIEPIKKQEVKEEVKAFLSNLIKVESREVTEQQAYYCNGDPNAPVAMFKKSVLRPLLTSFILVKEQDLVLPSVFKECKIALDKRRAEACVNSETVQQMETCKLEVTRDNLKKLDMVFKITDNTSPKDLEEFLQDLIKTKSITDDKISDEYNDDEEFFRREVLDLTGLKDELNGIRENEVASEDAVRHNGDGADEESLQKLDQRSMQGLPMTSLNHSDIMNKDNTEIRIRYVDTGVGLGFQQKTLSETVPKVAYNSECPNPVVYDRFNNLQEHTICSVDLISKQEIHEESTKVVTSDNTINQGGYNQDHVNGVYKLSDLAIEMPNEEHATTHDQLKNQGEDIENIGNGEYQFLSDLAIETPDGEDATTNARLEKQGGYIENHGNETPDGDDATINDQLQSQSFVRSEIFSFPFSGPIAIHGDHVQYRETSSQSATYAVPRVQNELEPKVVPVLRTQGSADSGIGFPEVIENAPEFLKY; translated from the exons ATGGGAAATCAGCCTTCAAAGCGTTTGCAAACGGATAGTGAATACTGCCTAGGCCGAGATGGTATTATTGACAATATTCTGAAGTCCATTGAAGGAGATCATGGAAACGTTGTAGCCATTTGCGGCCCTCCGCACATTGGAAAGTCCATGGTTCTGATAAAATCATTTCTAAAACAAAGCAATGTTAAAGACACCAATGggtattttatgtattataacTTTCAAGATAATAAGAATTTTAGTTatcaacaaaatgaaaatatctgGATGTCAAAATTGAAAGTTTTAAATGAAGAGGAGCAAAACAATATTGAAGACCATAATGACTATAGAACATTACTTTCCACACTTGTGACGCGTGTAGCACTCAAACATAAAACTGTCTATCTGTTTCTTGACAATGTCGATGTTTTGATGAATTGGGGGGAAACAAAATTTGCGGAGTTCTTGGAGTTTGTAAAGACTTTAGAACAAACGGATAACAATGTGAAAATCATTTTCTCCACCTCGACACAAATTGTCCAAAACAGACGATGGCCTATGATTGAGAAGATACCGCCGTTGCCCACCAAGGATATGTGTGATATTATAACAAGCGAGTGCGAAGATAAAGGGGTGGACATTGACATGCAGCGCCTGTGCATACCTCTTATAGCCATTTTGTGTGATGGTATACCATATGCAGCAGCTACTGCAG GAAGCATCCTCTCCGAACACGGCGGATTGATTACACCAGTAGAACTGCTGGAGCTGATGATTGTAGAAAGATTGGATGTCCTCAGTCCGTCCAACTGTCCACTTTCTGATCGTTTGG ATGCGATGATTGagccaataaaaaaacaagaagtCAAGGAAGAAGTAAAGGCGTTCCTTTCAAATCTTATAAAGGTGGAATCGCGAGAAGTCACTGAACAACAAGCATACTATTGCAATGGTGACCCCAACG CACCCGTTGCAATGTTCAAGAAATCCGTATTACGACCGCTGCTGACAAGTTTTATTCTTGTGAAAGAGCAAGATCTGGTTCTTCCATCCGTATTCAAAGAGTGCAAGATAGCCTTAGACAAAAGGAGGGCAGAAg CATGCGTTAACTCGGAAACCGTTCAACAGATGGAAACATGCAAGCTTGAGGTTACAAGAGATAACCTTAAAAAGCTGGATATGGTATTTAAAATAACCGATAATACGAGTCCGAAAGATCTTGAGGAATTTCTTCAGGATCTTATTAAAACCAAGTCGATAACCG ATGACAAAATATCCGATGAATATAATGACGATGAGGAATTTTTCAGAAGAGAGGTTCTAGACTTAACG GGACTGAAGGATGAACTTAATGGGATTCGGGAAAACGAAGTGGCGTCTGAAGATGCCGTAAGACACAATGGCGATGGGGCAGATGAGGAATCTTTGCAGAAGCTAGACCAAAGAAGCATGCAG GGACTGCCAATGACCAGTTTGAACCATTCTGATATAATGAACAAAGATAACACTGAGATAAGGATTAGATACGTGGACACTGGTGTTGGTCTAGGGTTTCAACAGAAAACATTGAGTGAAACCGTTCCGAAAGTGGCATACAATTCGGAATGCCCAAACCcagttgtgtatgatagatttaACAATTTACAAGAACACACAATTTGCAGTGTTGATTTAATTTCTAAGCAAGAAATACATGAGGAGTCAACAAAAGTGGTGACAAGTGATAACACTATAAATCAAGGTGGATATAATCAAGACCATGTTAACGGAGTATATAAATTATCTGATTTAGCAATCGAAATGCCTAATGAGGAACATGCAACGACACATGATCAATTGAAAAATCAAGGTGAAGATATTGAAAACATTGGAAACGGAGAATATCAGTTTTTATCTGATTTAGCAATTGAAACTCCTGATGGGGAAGATGCAACGACAAATGCTCGATTGGAAAAACAAGGTGGATATATCGAAAACCATGGAAACGAAACTCCTGATGGTGATGATGCAACGATAAATGATCAATTGCAAAGCCAGTCTTTTGTACGATCTGAAATATTCTCGTTTCCATTCAGTGGACCGATAGCAATACATGGTGATCATGTCCAATATAGGGAAACAAGTTCGCAGAGTGCTACGTATGCAGTGCCTCGCGTACAAAATGAATTGGAACCGAAAGTTGTTCCGGTACTTAGAACACAGGGGTCGGCGGACAGCGGAATAGGTTTCCCTGAAGTAATTGAGAATGCACCAGAGTTTTTAAAGTATTAA